Proteins encoded within one genomic window of Platichthys flesus chromosome 13, fPlaFle2.1, whole genome shotgun sequence:
- the LOC133967335 gene encoding nectin-4-like isoform X1, producing MWLMLLFVLNANTHTNALQVIGGNRTVVQGRTVTFNCELVDTTEIVTKISWQRTTRVKKNNHIFAVWKTSEPEYLSGRDDRIKFIGNFYELNGAFQISNVSLQDEGIYTCTFTLFPSGTPITHIHLDVLVPPVIWVKDNLPTFADKEVCIANCTAAGSKPPANVSCLTGNLADNLRSSANSTHHDDGKTTTVSYLFGVPTMDINQQVVHCVVTSPALSKEAKIPFTIQVYFAPMEVKIVENLKEDSFQCETDANPKAEFNWTRVGKAWPQSGVRVEGGTLQFLTRSSDLNGLYQCTAFNPHGRSIVYIFRSVIAESYIVCWILFALLIVLIVAAAAWHLYKSDKLPFLGSRRVPVTCRETEMINPEETAFNEDLREAG from the exons ATGTGGCTAATGTTATTGTTCGTCCTGaacgcgaacacacacacaaacg CTCTGCAGGTGATTGGAGGAAACAGGACTGTGGTACAAGGACGTACAGTTACATTCAACTGCGAACTTGTTGACACCACAGAGATTGTCACCAAGATTTCATGGCAGAGGACGaccagagttaaaaaaaataatcatatcTTCGCTGTTTGGAAAACAAGTGAACCAGAGTATTTAAGTGGACGTGATGATCGAATTAAGTTTATTGGGAACTTCTATGAGCTTAATGGAGCTTTTCAGATCTCCAATGTCTCATTGCAGGATGAAGGCATCTACACTTGCACCTTCACTTTGTTCCCCAGCGGAACTCCAATCACACATATACATCTGGATGTGCTCg TGCCTCCTGTCATATGGGTGAAGGATAACCTTCCCACTTTTGCTGATAAGGAAGTTTGCATTGCAAACTGCACGGCTGCTGGTTCCAAGCCTCCGGCAAACGTGAGCTGTCTCACAGGTAACTTAGCAGACAACTTGAGGTCATCAGCCAACTCCACGCATCATGATGATGGCAAGACTACCACAGTCAGCTACCTGTTTGGAGTACCTACCATGGATATCAACCAACAGGTGGTCCACTGTGTCGTCACCAGTCCAGCCCTGTCGAAGGAGGCAAAGATTCCCTTTACTATACAAGTTTACT TTGCGCCTATGGAAGTGAAAATTGTTGAAAATCTCAAAGAAGACTCATTTCAATGTGAGACTGATGCCAACCCCAAAGCAGAATTTAACTGGACCAG AGTTGGCAAAGCGTGGCCTCAGTCTGGTGTCAGAGTAGAGGGTGGAACACTGCAGTTTCTGACCAGGAGCTCTGACCTGAATGGCCTCTACCAGTGTACTGCGTTTAACCCACATGGAAGAAGCATTGTTTACATCTTTAGATCTGTGATTGCAG AATCCTACATTGTTTGTTGGATCTTATTTGCTCTTCTGATCGTCCTTATcgtagcagcagcagcgtggcaTCTTTATAAATCTGACAAACTACCATTTTTAGGTTCAAG GAGAGTCCCTGTCACATGCAGGGAGACTGAGATGATAAATCCTGAGGAGACGGCTTTTAATGAAGACCTTCGAGAAGCAGGATAA
- the LOC133967795 gene encoding uncharacterized protein LOC133967795, translated as MAAMFHLNQAALLAVHLKVMCPVLAEISEFFPGDHRHILVSSGDSIMFTCNVSTNRTLQINWTKDKFLFAHSVINNETLSNFTSDRVKIDVDLPSKLKISNAQLEDSGLYQCSLTDEKGPYSNKWNLTVAGTPPEDLSWYFLYTILPGVVLLLFSLTAAVYLHRIRRAGTSNKRCCDYRTLTFTWFHVKLGGEHLQGALPPQPQSCAEYRQITSDGQYEPIDSVQWPLLD; from the exons ATGGCCGCCATGTTCCACTTGAACCAAGCTGCTCTGCTCGCTGTTCATCTCAAAGTTATGTGTCCCGTCCTCGCAG AGATTTCAGAGTTTTTTCCAGGTGACCACAGACATATCCTGGTGTCCAGCGGAGACTCTATCATGTTCACTTGCAACGTATCCACAAACAGAACATTACAAATCAACTGGACCAAAGACAAATTTCTGTTTGCTCACTCTGTGATAAACAATGAGACTCTTTCAAATTTCACCTCTGACAGAGTGAAAATAGATGTTGACCTTCCTTCAAAGCTGAAAATTTCAAACGCTCAGCTTGAAGACTCAGGACTATATCAATGTAGTTTGACTGACGAAAAAGGTCCATACAGTAACAAGTGGAATTTAACCGTGGCTGGGACACCTCCAG AAGACCTGTCGTGGTATTTTCTTTACACAATTCTACCTGGAGTTGTGTTGCTCCTCTTTAGCCTCACTGCAGCTGTTTACCTCCACAG AATACGCAGGGCCGGGACCTCAAACAAGAGATGCTGTGACTACAGGACTCTGACTTTTACCTGGTTTCATGTTAAGTTGGGAGGAGAG CATCTACAGGGGGCGCTGCCTCCTCAACCCCAAAGTTGTGCAGAGTACAGACAAATAACAAGCGATGGTCAATATGAACCGATAGACTCAGTTCAGTGGCCTCTCCTTGACTGA
- the LOC133967796 gene encoding uncharacterized protein LOC133967796 has translation MIAMFYLNQTALLAVHLVVMCPVLAEIFEFFADDHRDILVSSGDSIMFTCNVSTNRTIQINWTKDKFLFAHSLIHNETFSNFTSDRVRIDVDFPSKLKISNAQLEDSGLYQCSVTNKEGTYSNKWNLTVAGTPPEVLSWYFLYTVLPGVVLLLFGITAAVCLHRKLRTRTSNQDPAQSQLHLQSGGEVVIPQAQAGPERRTNNKHRSQYRERLNSIYGL, from the exons ATGATCGCGATGTTCTACTTGAACCAAACTGCTCTGCTCGCTGTTCATCTCGTAGTTATGTGTCCCGTCCTCGCAG AGATTTTTGAGTTTTTTGCAGATGACCACAGAGATATCCTGGTGTCCAGCGGAGACTCTATCATGTTCACTTGCAACGTATCCACAAACAGAACAATACAAATCAACTGGACCAAAGACAAATTTCTTTTTGCTCACTCCCTGATACACAATGAGACTTTTTCAAATTTCACCTCTGACAGAGTGAGAATAGATGTTGACTTTCCTTCAAAGCTGAAAATTTCAAACGCTCAGCTTGAAGACTCAGGACTATATCAATGTAGTGTGACTAACAAAGAAGGTACATACAGTAACAAGTGGAATTTAACCGTGGCTGGGACACCTCCAG AAGTCCTGTCGTGGTATTTTCTTTACACAGTTTTACCTGGAGTTGTGTTGCTCCTCTTTGGCATCACTGCAGCTGTTTGCCTCCACAG AAAACTGAGGACCAGGACATCAAATCAGGACCCGGCCCAGAGCCAGCTTCATCTGCAGTCAGgaggagag gtgGTCATCCCTCAAGCTCAGGCGGGCCCAGAGAGAAGAACAAATAACAAGCACAGGAGTCAGTACCGGGAAAGGCTCAACTCAATCTATGGTCTCTAG